The genomic region GCGATGTCGACGCCCAAGTCTAGAAGATGGGCGCGAGGGGGACAACCCGGAAGCTCAGGCGGGGTCGGCTTTGAGCACGGCGTGCGCGCGGGGGACCGGCCAGCCTTCGAGGACCAGGGGGAGGTAGAAGTGGTGGGTGGTGGCGAGCGCGCGGGCAGACTCCAGGATCTGGCGGGCTTCGGGGCGCTCCTGACGGGTGAGGATCAGGCCGAGGGCTTCCTGGTTGAGGGTCTGGCTGAGCACGCTCTGGGAGGAGGCGCAGAGCTCGATGGCCTGGCGCGTCAGGCGGGCGGCGCGGGAGTATTGCTCGCGCAGCAGGGCCAGGCGGGCGCGCAGGCGCAGCAACGCGGCGCGCTCAGAGAGTCCGAGGTCGTCTTGATAGCTGGCGAGCCGACGGATGGTCCGGTGGAGGCGGTTGAGGGTGGCGGAGAGTGCGTCTTGCTGGAGGGTGCGCTGGCGCTCGGCCTCACTGGCCAGGGCATGTGCCAGCGCCCGGTTAAGGGCAAACTCCACCCGCGGTAGCGTCAGGAAGTCGCGATCGAAGACCTGGTCGCGGAGAAGATCGAGGTGGGCGATCACAAGCTCGGGGCGTCCCAATGCGAGGTCGATGGTGGCGCGGCGGGCGGTGACCTCCAGGAAGAGCAGGCTGTTGGGCGTGCGCTCGGCGAGCTCGCTTGCCGGGCTCAGCGCGAGGGCGGCCTCGGCGATGTCACCCCGGGCGATGAGGAGGTCGGCGCGGGAGAGCGCGATGTGCGCGCTGGCGGCGCGATCGTGGCGCAGGCGATGGGTGAGGTTGTCGACGACGGGCATCACCTCATGAAGTTGGCCGAGCTCAATGCCAACGCGGATGATGTGGCTGAGCCAGCGGGTCGCAAAGATCGCGTCATCGACGCCGACTTTCTGAAGCGTGGAGATGGACTTATGCAGCAGCTCGCGCGCCTCGGCCCAGCGGCCACGGTGTGCGGCGAGCAAGCCCTGCAGTTCGAGGGCGCGGGCGCGACAGCCCGGGTCGTCGAAACGATCTGAGAGTGTCAAACTCTGATCGAGCCAGCGGTCCACCGGGGTGGTGGGATCGATGAGCAGGGGGAGCAGCGGCGCGCTGACCATTTGCAGTCGGTCGCGGGCAAGCCAGGGGCCGTAGTTATGCACGGTGGCCAGGCGGGCGAAGTGGGTGGTGAGGCGATCATGGCGAGCGCTGAGCAAAAGGTGCGACGCCTCGCTGGCTCGCCAGAGCAGCCGGGCGGTCTCAACGGTACGCTCGGGCGGTCGTTGATCGCGGGCCACCGCGGTGGCGTCGGACCATCGCGCCAGGCCTACGGCCAGGCGACGGCGCCAGGCGCGAAGTCCGGCGCGCAGGCGACCACGGCGGTACGCGCTGCCGACCTCTTGCAGGGCGTCATCGAGGGTGTCGATGGCCTCATCGGGGTGTCCGGAGGCCAGGAGTGCTTCCATCCATTGACGGCGAATCGCCAGGCGATCCTGGATGGAACCACTGGCGAGCAGCGGGCGAAGTTGGTCGCGGGCCTGGTCGGTGCGAGCCAGGGCGATGGCCGCCTCGAAGAGAGCGCGGTGGATCTCGTCACGGCGGGGGGAGTCTTTGGGTTCGTGAGCGTCGATCAGCTGCCAGAGTTCCAGGGCGCGCTCCCAGGCGAAGCGGCTCTGGGCGCTGTGGGCGACCTTGAAGGCGACTTCCACCGACTCGCGTTGTCGACCGGCGCGCCGCAGGTAATCGAGACGTCGAGCGTCGCTGCCGGTTTTGGATTCGCGCAGCGCGTCGGCGATCAGCCCGCAGAGGCGCGCGTGGTGGTCGCGGCCCAGCTCGTCGAGCACGAAGTTGCGGGCGCGGTCGTGAATGATCGCGTAGGCCGCGTCCTGGTGTTCGCCGGCGCGGGCGCGCGACTGGCGAGCCAGGCGTCGATGAAGGAGGGTCGCAATGACCGCCTCGCCACCCTGAGCGCTCATGGCGCTGGCTCCCAGCTCTCGCCCCATGGCCAGGCCCAGGGTGTGGGCGGTCAGGGGGGAGGAGGCAACGGCGAGCAGCTGAAGGCCCAGGCGTTCAGGGCGGGTCAGCTGGGCGACGCGCCGACGGATAAAGGTCGTGAGGAGTTCGTCGACGGCCACCGGTTCGGCAGCTTCGAGTTCCTCGGAGGCCTCGGTGGGGGCCTGCTCAAACTCGTAGATGAGCTCGTCAATAAGCCGGGGGTGGAGGTTGCCACGGCGCAGGATCAGCTGCTTGCTGCGAAGGGAGAGGTTGGCGGCGTTGGCCAGCACGTACTCCCGGGCCTCTTCTTTGGAGAAACCGTGAATCTCGACGCGGTGCAGGGCGATGGGAGAGGTCGCAAGTTCGCCAAAGAAGGGGTGATTGGCGTGGTCTTTGCCGGGGCCAGTAAGAATGCTGGTGACCATGAAGACGCGCATGCCGCGGGGATCGTTGGTCAGGTCGGCGAGGAGCGCGGAGGTGTCCAGCCCGGCAAAGTGGGTGTCTTCGAGCGCGATGAGGACGGGGCGTTGTTCGCTGAGCTCCACGAGCACGCGGCGCAGCGCGTCGATGGCCGAGCGCCGGCCGACCTCCGGGCAGGCTTCGCCGCGATCGTAGAGCGCCGGGAAGATGCGAGCGGCCTGAAGGCGGGCGGTCTCCATGCGCTGGCGCGACTTCTCGGGGAGGCGCGCGATGATGCCGGCGAGCTGCTCGGCGATTTCGTCCCAACCCTGGTAGGCGCCGGTGTCGCGGTGGAAACAGCGTCCGCGCAGCACGATCCAGCCCAGCTGGGATGCCCAGTGGGCCAGGGCATCGATCAGCGCGGTCTTGCCGGTGCCCTGGGGGCCTTCGACGACGCTTAAGCCCAGGCGGCGCTCCTGGGCGCAGAGGCTGGCGCGCTCGGTGAGCTGATCGAAGATCTCACGACGGCCGTAGAGCACCTCGCGGTCTTCGACGACGGTAGCCGGGATGGTGACCGAGCGGTTCTCGTCGGTGGAGAGGAGGTCGAGGACCTCGTTGAGCGAGGGGCGGCGTTGAGGCTCGCTGGCGAGCAGGCCATGGATGAGGTTGACCCAGGCGGCCGGGCAGTGCGGGGCGACCTCCGAGAGGAAGATACGCTCGCGGCGTGGGCGGGGGCCTTCGTCACCCTCGATGACGCGCTGGCAGGCGTCGAAGGGTTTGCCGGCCAGGGCCTCAAAAAAGATCACGCCCAGCGCGTAGAGGTCGGCCGCCGGGCTGAACTCGCCACGGCGAAGCTCCGGGGCGCTGTAGCAGGAGCGAAGATCGCCGGAGCCCGGGCGCTCCAGGTGGGGGTGCAGCCCGAAGTCGGTCAGGCGTACCTGGCCGGCGTCGTTGATCAGGATGTTGGTGGGCTTGAGCCCGCCGTGAACCTTGCGAAAACGGTGGAGGTACTCCAGCGCCGCGACGATCTGGGGGCCGATGGCCTGGATGCGCAGGATGATCAGGTCGAGGGCGCGATCGGCGGCCTCGGAGTCTTCGAGCAAGGACTCGGGGATCTCCAGGGTGTTGGGGCGGTCGGCGGCGATCTCTTCGGGGACGGATTCTTCGCCCTCGGAGGAGGGCTCGTCGAGGGCGGGGGGAAGATCGTCTTCGTCGAGGGTGGAGGGAAGCTCAATGGTGGGAAGATCGTCTTCATCGAGCGCGGCAGCCGGGGCTTCGGTGGAGGCGTCCGGGGAGGTGCTGGCGCTTAAGATCGCCTGTTCGGCCTCGGTGATGGGGCGCAGCAGGTAGGCATCGAGCGGCATTCCGTCGACGTAGTCGCGCATCAGCCGGGTGACCTGTTCGCCGCGGAAGATCTCGCGGTAGCGGGCCAGGTTGGGATGATCGAGGCGCGTGAGGCTGTCGAAGTGGCGCGCGAACTCGTCGGGGTCGCGCACCCGAGCAAAGGTCAGCTTCTTGAGGACAAAGCGCTCCGGGCGCGGCATCTCGCCGCTGACCTCTGCGGACTCCCCCTCGGCCAGGCGCATGCGCAGCACCTCGAAGGACTCGCCAAGCTCACCGGTGCCGATAAGGCGGACCTGTTCGAGCGACTCGTCTGTGCGGGGCGCATCCTGAAGATCGTGGGGGGCGTCGGTGCTCATTCAACCTCGCCGAAGGCCGAGCGGGTCACGTCCTGGGACCACGCTTTGGGGAAGAAGCTCTGGACCTCGCGCTCGCCAGGGTCGGTGCTGCGCAAGAACCCGACGCCGAGGCCGTGGCCGCGGTGGCGAATGAGGACGTAGCCGCGCGAGGTGCACGCGCCGACCTGATCGTCGCTGAGCGTGAAGGTCTTGCGGGTGAGGTAGGCGTCGCATTGCTCGGCGCTGGTGTCGATGACGTTGATGCGGGCGTAGCGAGCGAAGGTCATCGCCGCCGGCGTGGTGAGTTTGGGCACCACCATATCATCGCGCATAAAGGAGAGGCCGACCGAGTCGGGGCGCGGCTCGGTGGGAAGATGGTGATCGCGGTGAACGACGCTGACGATGCGTTTGTTGGCGCGAATAAACACCAGATCTTCGAGATGGGCCGGGTCGATGCCAAAGCGCTCCTCGAGGATCGTGAGGAAAGGGGTGGCGTCGATGGCCGGCGTTGCCAGGGTGGCCAGCGCCTCGGTGAGTTTTGAAGGGATCGCGCTCATGAACGGGCCCCTTTTTGAAGGAGCGCTACAAAGAAGCCGCCGCTGTCGTTGTGATGGGGATAGACACGCATGGCGTTTTTGAGCCGGGGATCGAAGGATTCTCCCTGCCACTCTATCAGACCCGGAGCGCTATGAAAGCCCGGGATGCGTGTGGGAAGGACGTCGAAGTCGCCAAGCTCCGGGTCGTTGAGGCAGGCGTGGATGACGGCCTCGTTTTCTTCCGGGGCGTAGGTGCAGGTGGCGTAGGCGATCAGGCCGCCGGGGCGGCAGAGATCGAGGGCGCGCTTGAGGATGGCCTGCTGGACGCGGCTCATACGGCTGAGTTCGGCGGGGCGGGCGGCGCCCACGCGCGGGTTTTTGCGGGAGGTACCCTCGCAGGAGCAGGGGACATCGGCCAGGATGCGGTCGAAGCTCCCGAGGTCGGCCGGGAGGTTGGCCGCGTCGTGGCAGATGAGCGAGGCGTTGAAGACGCCCAGGCGGTCGAGCACCCGGCTGACGGCGCGCATGCGTCGGTAGTCGCGGTCGTTGGCGATGAGCGTGCCGGTGTTTTGCATCGCGACGGCGATCTGCGCCGTTTTGTTGCCCGGTGCCGCGCAGGTGTCGAGGAGGCGCTCGCCAGGCTGCGGATCGAGCACGGTCACCGGCAGGAGTGAGACTTCTTCCTGCACGTGGTAGAGCCCGGCGGCGTACTCAAAACGGGTGCCCGGACTCAACGCAGGGTCGAGCAGGTAGGTGCCCGGACGCCAGCTTCGCGGCTGGAAGTCGATGCCGTGGGAGCCAAAGGATGCTTCGAGTTCGGCCGGTGTGATCTTCAGATCGTTGGCCCACACGCAGAGGGGGAGGGGCCTTGCGAGCGCGGCCTCAAAGGCCTCGAAGTCATCGATGATGTCGCGGTAGCGCGAGAAGTCGGGGATGGCGTTCATAGCTTCTCAAGGTAGCCGGCCTGGTCGAGCAGCGACCAGACGCGGGTCAGGGGCAGGCCGATGATGGCGGTGAAGTCGTCGCCACGGGCGGCCTCAAAGAGGCGGATGCCGCCGGCTTCAATGCGGTAGGAGCCGGCGCAGAAGAGCGGTTGGTCGGCCTCGACGTAGGCGCGGGCCTGGGGCTCGGTGAGCGGTCGCATGACCATCTCGAAGGCACACTCCGAGGCCAGCTCTGCGCCGTCGGGGGTGCGCAGCGCGATCGCCGTGATCAACCGGTGGGTCTTTCCCTGCAACGCCATCAGCTGGGCCACGGCGCGCTCGGCGGTGGCGGGTTTTTGAAAGATCTGCTGATCGAGGGCGATGACCTGATCGGCGCCCAGCACATAGGCGTCCGGGTAGTCTTCAGCCACTCGTCGCGCTTTATGCAGGGCCAGGCGCGCGGCCATCGTCGCGGGGGCCTCATCGGGAATGCGCGCCTCGTCGATGTGCGCGGCGCAGGCCTCAAAGGGAAGGCCCAGGCGCTGCAGAAGTTCGATCTTGTAGGCCGACTCGGTGGCCAAAATCAGCGTGTGGGGAGAGGAATGTGCCATGGGATGTTTGACCGAAGGTGGCGTGTTAGACCATCAGAACGTACGTGCGTCCGGCATCGTTCCGCCGGCGAGCTGAGCTATCTAAATCAGGAAAAAAGGAGGAGCGCCGTGAGCGATCCACAGACGATGATCGACCGACTCAACGCCATGCACACCTTTCCGGGGCCATTTCTATTTAAGGTCATTGGCGAGAATGAGCCGACCTTTGTGAGCCGGGTGGTGCAGGCGGCCGTCAACGCGATCGGTGGTGAGGCCGAGCTGGACATCGAGACCCGCGAGAGCGGCAAGGGCAACCACGTGGCGGTGACGCTCTCGGCACAGGTGCAGGACCCGCAGATGGTGCTCGAAGTCTACGAGCTTTTGCGGGCCGTGCAGGGCGTGCGTTTTATGATGTGAGCAGGAGGGGATCAGTCGAGCAGCTCGACGGGCGCATCGGAGCGCCGGGGGGCGGGCTCTTCGGAGGGGGCGATCTCCTCTTCGCTGCCCGAGGAGAGCACGTCCCAGGCGTAAAGACCTCCGCCGGCCAGCAGAGAGACGGCCGCGCCGATCCAAAGGCCGTTGGCGGTGCGTTGCTGGGAGATGCCGGTGTCGAGAAGTTCGCGATTGACGCCGCCGAAGGTGTTTTGCTGCTGCTCAAGCGCGTCATAGGTCGCGCTGGCCTGCATGCCCACGATGGCGGCGGCTGCGCCCAGCGCAACGCCCACTCCGCCCAGGCCCAGCGCCGCACTCTGCCGAGGGTTGGAGAAGATGCCTCCCTGGTCCATCGCCGAGGCGGGGATGAAGAGGGTGAGGGTCTCATCGGCCGGGATCTCGACGCTCTCCGAAAAGTCGGCGCCGCCGCCGCGGATGGCGAAGGCGGTGGTGCCCGCCTCAACCTCAACGGGGCGTTGCAGGGGAAGGGCGTAGCTCTGGCCGCCGACCACAAGCGCGGCGCCGGAGAGGTCACTCTGGACCATCAGCCGGCCGGTCTGCATGGTGGCGCGCAGGGTCATGGCGAGCTCTTCGCGCTGGCGAGCTTCCAGGGTGATGATCTGGCGGGCCTGATCGAAGTCGGGGAGGCTGGCCACCAGGGTGTAGGTGCCCGGCGCAAGGTCGAGCTCGCAGGGGGCGTTGCAGCGCTCCTCGGTCTCTTCGACGAGGATGGTGGCGCCCTCGGGGGAGGTCGTCACGTTGAGGGTCGCCATCGACGCGGCGATGGCCTGCTGGATCTCAATGACCGTGTCGGCGACCTCGCCGGCGTTGGGAGCACCCGGGAGTTCGGAGAGGTAGCGCTGGAAGTAGGCCTCGGCCTCAGTGAGTATGCCCGCCAGACGGTAGGCCTGGCCGACGTTGTAGAGCAGCTCGGAGCGTCCGGAGAGCTCGTAGGACTCTAAGAAGGCCTCGGCCGCCTTTTCAAACTCGTCGTTATCGTAGAAGGCGCGTCCTTCCATGAAGCGCTCGCGGGCCTGCTCCAGCGTGTCTTGAGCAAAGGCCGGGGCCGGAAGCGCCAGCGAGAGCGAGAGAGGCAACGCGCAGGCAACGAGCAGCCCTTTGAAGGTGCGGGTATGTGAAGACGAGGTAGCCATAGAGTTCTCAGCCTTGAGGGCTTTGCAAAGACGCGGAAGATTAAAACGCGAAGGGGTCGATGATGTCGTCGCGCTCGGGTTCGGGCTCAGGCTCGGGGGCCTTCTCTTTCTTCTTTTTGGGGCGAGGCGGCGGATCGCGCTGAGGCTCGGGCTCGGGTTCAGGCTCCGGCTCGACCTGCGGTTCGGGTTCGACCTCGCGCCGCCGCTCCTTTCGCCGGGGCTGAGGCTCGGGCTCGGGTTCAGGCTCCGGATCGTTGGCCGCGGCAACTTCGTCGGAAGATGCCTCGTCGCCGGCGTCGCTGAGGGCGGTCAGCTCTAGATCGACGTCGTTGTCTTCGCGGGGGGCATAGCGAAAGCCGACCTCCTCGTAACCCTCGAGTTTGAGCTCGTAGAGCGAGGTCTCATCGGAGACGGGGAGCTCCAGTGTAATCGGGGTGATGCCGATGAGTTCGCCATCCTGGAAGACGCGGGCCCCCTCCGGGATGGTGGTCATGCGCAGGGTCGCGATCGCTTCGGGAGCGACTGCTTCCGGGGAAGTTTCGGGGGTGTTTTCGGTCGCCGCGCTGTCGTCGGCGCGCACGATGGCGTCGGCGGGGATGGCGCTGCGCGGGTCGGGGGCCTGCGATTCCTGTCCGCCGTTCATGACGACGAGCACCAGCAAGATCACGACCACAAGACTCATCACGGCGGCGGCGATGGCTGCCGGAGGGATCTTTTTGCCCGCCTTTGCCGGGGCTGCCTGCGCCGGCGCTGCCGGGCCGCCGGCGGCGGGGAACTCCCCGGTGTCGGCGGCGCTGGTGGTCGCGCGCATCGGCTGCGAGAAGCCCGCCTGGGCCTGGTGGGCGGCCATCTGTGCGTGGAAGGCCGGCGCGCCCACGTCGACGGTGTCGCGTTCATCTTCGGCGCCGGCCGCCACCGAGGGGTCGGCTGAGGCGTGCTGGCCGGTGTTCAGGGAGACGCCGGCCGGGGTGTGCGGCGCGATCATGCCCGGGCCGCTGGCCGGACGCGCTTCTTCGGCTCCTGGCGAGAAGTTCTCGTCGATGAAGCGGCTGAGGCGGTTGACGGTGTAGCCCGGCGCAACCTGGTGGAGCGCCCGATCGAGATCTTGCTTTGCGGAGTAGCCGTCCTGGTAGCGCTTGTCGGGATCGCGCTCCAGCAACTTCATCACGACTTGATCGACGACCTCGGGCACCTGCGGGTTGAGGATGCGCGGAGGGGTGATCTCCTTGGACATGATGTTGTTGTAGATCTGAAACTCATTGTCGCCTTCAAAGGGCAGGCGATTGGTGAGCATCTTGTAGATGATAATACCGGCGGCGAAGAGGTCGGCGCGGCCGTCGATGTCGCTGGTGTTGGCCTGCTCGGGCGCCATGTAGAGGAGCTTGCCTTTGATGACGCCGTGCTGGGTGTGGCTCTCTTTGACAGCGGCCTTGGCCACGCCGAAGTCGATGATTTTGACGTCGCCCGCGTAGCTTAAGAGCACGTTGTGGGGGCTGACGTCGCGGTGCACGATCTTGAGCGGGTTGCCCTGCTCGTCGGTCTTGGAGTGGGCGACGTGCAGGCCGGCGCAGATGCTCGAGCCGATGTAGACGGCGTGGGGCACCGGCACGGTCTGGCCGCGGCGGGCCATGCCCTTGATGATGTGGGCCAGGTCGACGCCGTGGATGTACTCCATGGCGATGTAATAGGTGTCGTCGATGCATCCCAGGTCGTAGACCTGCGCGATGTTGAAGTGGTTGATGCTGACGATGATGTTGGCCTCGTCGATGAGCATCGTGATGAACTCATCGTTTTCGGCCAGGTGAGGCAGGATCTTTTTGATGGCGACGGTTTTTTCAAATCCGCCGATGCCCGGCATGGTTGCCCGATAGATCTCGGCCATGCCGCCGCGCGCCACCAGCTGGTGCAGCGTGTAGGGGCCGAACTTTTGGGGGAACTTAGCAGCCATAAACGGACCATCCCTTTGCGCGGTGACCGAACCTGGAGAGCGCTCCCTTTAAAGCGGCCAGCTTATGCCGGTCGGCCGGCGGGAGAACCCTCGCTGCTTCTTACCACAGGGGCGGCGTGGGGCCAAAGGCAGCGAGGGCGCGATCGGGCGCATCGAAGCGCCCTTAAGGGGCGAGTTGCAGCTCGACGACCGGGTCGTCGAAGGCCCCGGCGGGTAGATAGCGCAGTTTGGGGAGCAAGGCGTTGGGGGAGTTGACCCAGAGCATCGCGGGGTTGTCATCGCCACTGGCGGCGAAGACGAGCTGTCGGGGGGACGTGCGGTTGATGCTCGCGGCGTTGATATCTTCAAAACGCCCGG from Lujinxingia vulgaris harbors:
- a CDS encoding Maf family protein, giving the protein MAHSSPHTLILATESAYKIELLQRLGLPFEACAAHIDEARIPDEAPATMAARLALHKARRVAEDYPDAYVLGADQVIALDQQIFQKPATAERAVAQLMALQGKTHRLITAIALRTPDGAELASECAFEMVMRPLTEPQARAYVEADQPLFCAGSYRIEAGGIRLFEAARGDDFTAIIGLPLTRVWSLLDQAGYLEKL
- a CDS encoding RsmB/NOP family class I SAM-dependent RNA methyltransferase; protein product: MNAIPDFSRYRDIIDDFEAFEAALARPLPLCVWANDLKITPAELEASFGSHGIDFQPRSWRPGTYLLDPALSPGTRFEYAAGLYHVQEEVSLLPVTVLDPQPGERLLDTCAAPGNKTAQIAVAMQNTGTLIANDRDYRRMRAVSRVLDRLGVFNASLICHDAANLPADLGSFDRILADVPCSCEGTSRKNPRVGAARPAELSRMSRVQQAILKRALDLCRPGGLIAYATCTYAPEENEAVIHACLNDPELGDFDVLPTRIPGFHSAPGLIEWQGESFDPRLKNAMRVYPHHNDSGGFFVALLQKGARS
- a CDS encoding ATP-binding protein; its protein translation is MSTDAPHDLQDAPRTDESLEQVRLIGTGELGESFEVLRMRLAEGESAEVSGEMPRPERFVLKKLTFARVRDPDEFARHFDSLTRLDHPNLARYREIFRGEQVTRLMRDYVDGMPLDAYLLRPITEAEQAILSASTSPDASTEAPAAALDEDDLPTIELPSTLDEDDLPPALDEPSSEGEESVPEEIAADRPNTLEIPESLLEDSEAADRALDLIILRIQAIGPQIVAALEYLHRFRKVHGGLKPTNILINDAGQVRLTDFGLHPHLERPGSGDLRSCYSAPELRRGEFSPAADLYALGVIFFEALAGKPFDACQRVIEGDEGPRPRRERIFLSEVAPHCPAAWVNLIHGLLASEPQRRPSLNEVLDLLSTDENRSVTIPATVVEDREVLYGRREIFDQLTERASLCAQERRLGLSVVEGPQGTGKTALIDALAHWASQLGWIVLRGRCFHRDTGAYQGWDEIAEQLAGIIARLPEKSRQRMETARLQAARIFPALYDRGEACPEVGRRSAIDALRRVLVELSEQRPVLIALEDTHFAGLDTSALLADLTNDPRGMRVFMVTSILTGPGKDHANHPFFGELATSPIALHRVEIHGFSKEEAREYVLANAANLSLRSKQLILRRGNLHPRLIDELIYEFEQAPTEASEELEAAEPVAVDELLTTFIRRRVAQLTRPERLGLQLLAVASSPLTAHTLGLAMGRELGASAMSAQGGEAVIATLLHRRLARQSRARAGEHQDAAYAIIHDRARNFVLDELGRDHHARLCGLIADALRESKTGSDARRLDYLRRAGRQRESVEVAFKVAHSAQSRFAWERALELWQLIDAHEPKDSPRRDEIHRALFEAAIALARTDQARDQLRPLLASGSIQDRLAIRRQWMEALLASGHPDEAIDTLDDALQEVGSAYRRGRLRAGLRAWRRRLAVGLARWSDATAVARDQRPPERTVETARLLWRASEASHLLLSARHDRLTTHFARLATVHNYGPWLARDRLQMVSAPLLPLLIDPTTPVDRWLDQSLTLSDRFDDPGCRARALELQGLLAAHRGRWAEARELLHKSISTLQKVGVDDAIFATRWLSHIIRVGIELGQLHEVMPVVDNLTHRLRHDRAASAHIALSRADLLIARGDIAEAALALSPASELAERTPNSLLFLEVTARRATIDLALGRPELVIAHLDLLRDQVFDRDFLTLPRVEFALNRALAHALASEAERQRTLQQDALSATLNRLHRTIRRLASYQDDLGLSERAALLRLRARLALLREQYSRAARLTRQAIELCASSQSVLSQTLNQEALGLILTRQERPEARQILESARALATTHHFYLPLVLEGWPVPRAHAVLKADPA
- a CDS encoding PEGA domain-containing protein; this encodes MATSSSHTRTFKGLLVACALPLSLSLALPAPAFAQDTLEQARERFMEGRAFYDNDEFEKAAEAFLESYELSGRSELLYNVGQAYRLAGILTEAEAYFQRYLSELPGAPNAGEVADTVIEIQQAIAASMATLNVTTSPEGATILVEETEERCNAPCELDLAPGTYTLVASLPDFDQARQIITLEARQREELAMTLRATMQTGRLMVQSDLSGAALVVGGQSYALPLQRPVEVEAGTTAFAIRGGGADFSESVEIPADETLTLFIPASAMDQGGIFSNPRQSAALGLGGVGVALGAAAAIVGMQASATYDALEQQQNTFGGVNRELLDTGISQQRTANGLWIGAAVSLLAGGGLYAWDVLSSGSEEEIAPSEEPAPRRSDAPVELLD
- a CDS encoding YbeD family protein, producing the protein MSDPQTMIDRLNAMHTFPGPFLFKVIGENEPTFVSRVVQAAVNAIGGEAELDIETRESGKGNHVAVTLSAQVQDPQMVLEVYELLRAVQGVRFMM
- a CDS encoding serine/threonine-protein kinase; the encoded protein is MAAKFPQKFGPYTLHQLVARGGMAEIYRATMPGIGGFEKTVAIKKILPHLAENDEFITMLIDEANIIVSINHFNIAQVYDLGCIDDTYYIAMEYIHGVDLAHIIKGMARRGQTVPVPHAVYIGSSICAGLHVAHSKTDEQGNPLKIVHRDVSPHNVLLSYAGDVKIIDFGVAKAAVKESHTQHGVIKGKLLYMAPEQANTSDIDGRADLFAAGIIIYKMLTNRLPFEGDNEFQIYNNIMSKEITPPRILNPQVPEVVDQVVMKLLERDPDKRYQDGYSAKQDLDRALHQVAPGYTVNRLSRFIDENFSPGAEEARPASGPGMIAPHTPAGVSLNTGQHASADPSVAAGAEDERDTVDVGAPAFHAQMAAHQAQAGFSQPMRATTSAADTGEFPAAGGPAAPAQAAPAKAGKKIPPAAIAAAVMSLVVVILLVLVVMNGGQESQAPDPRSAIPADAIVRADDSAATENTPETSPEAVAPEAIATLRMTTIPEGARVFQDGELIGITPITLELPVSDETSLYELKLEGYEEVGFRYAPREDNDVDLELTALSDAGDEASSDEVAAANDPEPEPEPEPQPRRKERRREVEPEPQVEPEPEPEPEPQRDPPPRPKKKKEKAPEPEPEPERDDIIDPFAF